The Allorhodopirellula heiligendammensis genome includes a window with the following:
- a CDS encoding FliG C-terminal domain-containing protein: MSSIAAHAEQESRRAASLRRIAIVLRDLPDTTAAKLIAEMPPEIRQRVQGEIAALVDVDPMEQRRALESFAVSLRHHAAQQSQATSSCLDFLGELSDDLLLSLLRDEHPQTKAVVLAEIPPDRAAAILPRLGAAQRQDLLARIGRLPDVPEEMLSELARSFRQRLERLTAEHPSRSSRHGGRDRHDDRYDPVAAAEHLNGSAHDVSPRLQAILAEMPLATNQPDASPEAQSRATTERHLHAAPAHAPTNKIPAPAMSVEQTHRELMQLSPSKLCELLGRVDTRTAILALCGLPNKVADAAIACLPRSQANQVRQHLMSVGSIEIREIDQAKAAVLAAARVAGQAPPEASAASASRPTGAATGSSHGHVAVAM, translated from the coding sequence TTGTCGTCGATCGCTGCCCACGCCGAACAGGAATCACGACGTGCTGCGTCGCTTAGGCGGATTGCGATCGTGCTGCGTGACCTGCCGGACACGACCGCAGCCAAATTGATTGCGGAAATGCCGCCGGAGATCCGTCAAAGAGTGCAGGGCGAGATCGCCGCTCTCGTGGACGTTGATCCGATGGAACAGCGCCGGGCTCTCGAATCGTTCGCCGTCTCGCTGCGTCATCATGCTGCTCAGCAATCGCAAGCAACTTCCTCCTGTCTCGATTTTCTCGGCGAGCTCAGTGACGATCTTTTGCTCAGCCTCCTCCGCGACGAACATCCCCAGACCAAGGCCGTCGTCCTCGCGGAGATTCCCCCCGACCGCGCCGCAGCGATTTTACCACGTCTCGGCGCAGCTCAGCGACAAGACTTGTTGGCACGAATTGGTCGCCTGCCCGACGTTCCCGAAGAAATGCTCAGTGAGTTGGCCCGCAGCTTCCGCCAGCGTCTGGAGCGGTTGACGGCAGAACACCCATCTCGATCGTCTCGCCATGGCGGCCGTGATCGTCATGACGATCGCTATGACCCCGTGGCGGCGGCGGAGCACCTCAACGGTTCCGCCCACGACGTCTCGCCACGTCTCCAAGCCATCCTTGCCGAAATGCCGCTGGCGACAAATCAGCCAGACGCCTCTCCTGAGGCTCAATCGCGGGCAACCACAGAGCGACATCTCCACGCCGCGCCTGCGCACGCCCCAACAAATAAAATCCCGGCACCTGCGATGTCGGTCGAGCAAACCCATCGTGAGCTCATGCAGCTGTCCCCCAGCAAACTCTGTGAACTGCTGGGACGAGTTGATACGCGGACGGCGATCCTGGCGCTGTGCGGGTTGCCGAACAAAGTCGCCGACGCCGCCATCGCCTGCCTCCCGCGTTCGCAAGCGAACCAGGTCCGCCAGCACTTGATGTCCGTGGGCAGCATCGAAATACGTGAAATCGACCAGGCGAAAGCTGCCGTGTTAGCGGCCGCACGGGTTGCGGGGCAGGCTCCTC
- a CDS encoding carboxymuconolactone decarboxylase family protein, whose amino-acid sequence MPFVSPLKQADAPADSQPLLKAIEKKFGQPLNLFSTLAYQPDVLGGTTQINDGIQKDLPAKLREFAYYKASTLNGCEYCSHYHNGAAKKAGATDAQLAAIDDYAGSDAFSDEEKAVLAYAEQLTTTAKVEADTVAKVKQTLSDTQLVTLAATVALANFTNRVNHGLDIELP is encoded by the coding sequence ATGCCATTTGTGTCCCCACTCAAACAAGCCGACGCACCTGCCGATTCCCAGCCACTTCTCAAAGCGATCGAGAAAAAGTTCGGTCAACCGTTGAATCTATTCAGCACGCTGGCCTACCAGCCGGATGTGCTGGGTGGAACAACCCAAATTAACGATGGGATTCAAAAGGATTTGCCCGCCAAGTTGCGGGAATTCGCCTACTACAAGGCTTCGACGCTGAACGGTTGCGAGTATTGTTCGCACTACCACAATGGGGCTGCCAAGAAAGCGGGGGCGACCGACGCTCAACTCGCGGCAATCGATGACTACGCTGGGAGTGATGCCTTCAGTGACGAGGAAAAGGCGGTGTTGGCCTATGCTGAGCAACTGACAACCACGGCCAAGGTCGAGGCTGATACGGTGGCGAAGGTCAAGCAGACTCTCAGCGACACACAGCTCGTCACGCTGGCGGCTACAGTCGCACTGGCGAATTTCACCAACCGAGTCAATCACGGTTTGGACATCGAACTGCCCTGA
- the msrA gene encoding peptide-methionine (S)-S-oxide reductase MsrA codes for MLATCSAGCHRGSAVVDGPVESKRARGDSLSSEAAPAYATAMLGGGCFWCVESDFEKCPGVEDVVSGYSGGASKAPTYETYAAGGHVEVVEVTYDPTVVTFAGLVEWLIKHSDPTDPSGSFADRGSQYRPVVFYDNEQQQQAAQEVIAKIDQMGIYEKSIAIDLEPREKFWPAEDYHQDYHRKSLVKYDYYRYQSGRDAFITEHWGDRAGKLELPESKPSSSDVMGTPDAEQSSTP; via the coding sequence ATGCTAGCAACCTGCTCGGCGGGCTGCCACCGAGGCTCTGCAGTCGTTGATGGGCCAGTCGAATCGAAGCGTGCTCGCGGGGACTCGCTGAGCTCAGAAGCTGCGCCGGCATACGCCACTGCCATGCTTGGCGGGGGGTGTTTCTGGTGTGTGGAGTCTGACTTTGAGAAGTGCCCAGGTGTCGAGGATGTGGTTTCGGGCTATAGCGGTGGTGCCTCGAAAGCACCGACCTATGAAACCTATGCCGCCGGCGGGCATGTGGAAGTCGTGGAAGTGACCTACGATCCAACTGTGGTGACATTTGCCGGGTTGGTCGAGTGGCTAATCAAGCACAGCGATCCGACTGACCCGTCTGGATCATTTGCCGACCGTGGTTCCCAGTACCGCCCTGTCGTCTTCTATGACAACGAGCAACAGCAGCAGGCCGCCCAAGAAGTTATCGCCAAAATCGATCAGATGGGCATCTACGAAAAATCAATTGCGATTGATCTCGAGCCCAGGGAGAAATTCTGGCCAGCGGAGGATTACCACCAAGACTACCATCGAAAGAGCTTGGTCAAGTACGATTACTATCGCTATCAATCAGGCCGTGATGCATTCATCACTGAGCACTGGGGGGACCGTGCCGGCAAGTTGGAGTTGCCCGAGTCAAAACCCAGCTCAAGCGATGTCATGGGAACACCGGACGCCGAGCAGTCGTCGACTCCCTAG